One stretch of Leptospira bouyouniensis DNA includes these proteins:
- a CDS encoding glycosyltransferase family 2 protein has protein sequence MESKDPLVSVIIPTYNNGHLIGYAIDSIIGQTYRNWEIIVVDNTSTDHTLELLEGYANKVNLRYFTIQNEGVIAKSRNYGIKQVTGEFIAFLDSDDWWEPQKLKESISALNTGMDLVYHDLWETKSHTMRRIKRKVKTRDLKTPIFTDLLLNGNGIINSSVVVRKAIVEKIGLISEKKSDIAWEDFEYWLRISTITEKFIRIKDCLGYYWVGGGNVSNPNKTLTILKEIHLRFQSQFIDFGKRNLYPSWIYYGILTAQIETKQIRTEDIQVMWSKLNLKHKLFILIKILFNALKIN, from the coding sequence ATGGAATCAAAAGATCCACTCGTTTCTGTCATCATTCCAACCTACAATAATGGTCATTTAATTGGTTATGCTATTGATTCCATCATCGGCCAAACTTATAGGAATTGGGAAATCATAGTCGTTGATAATACATCCACTGATCATACTTTAGAATTATTAGAGGGGTATGCAAATAAGGTCAATTTACGGTATTTCACAATCCAAAATGAGGGTGTCATTGCGAAATCTAGAAATTATGGGATCAAACAGGTTACAGGTGAGTTCATTGCATTTTTAGATTCGGATGATTGGTGGGAACCTCAAAAATTGAAGGAATCTATTTCCGCTTTGAATACGGGAATGGATCTTGTTTACCACGATTTGTGGGAAACAAAGTCCCATACGATGAGAAGGATCAAGAGGAAAGTCAAAACGAGGGACTTAAAAACTCCTATTTTCACGGATTTACTTCTGAACGGAAATGGGATCATCAATTCGAGCGTAGTTGTAAGAAAAGCCATCGTTGAAAAAATTGGATTAATCTCAGAAAAAAAATCAGATATTGCCTGGGAAGATTTTGAATATTGGTTACGGATTTCTACTATCACAGAAAAATTTATCAGAATCAAAGATTGTTTAGGTTACTATTGGGTAGGTGGTGGCAATGTCAGCAATCCAAACAAAACTCTGACGATTTTGAAAGAAATTCATTTACGTTTTCAGTCTCAATTCATTGATTTTGGAAAACGTAATTTGTATCCAAGTTGGATATACTATGGAATTTTAACCGCTCAAATTGAGACCAAACAGATTCGGACTGAAGACATTCAAGTTATGTGGTCAAAACTGAATCTGAAACACAAACTATTCATACTGATTAAGATACTTTTCAATGCTCTTAAAATTAATTGA